From the Sphingomonas aliaeris genome, one window contains:
- a CDS encoding NAD(P)H-dependent flavin oxidoreductase gives MKRTHEPSPILQRLRLPIIGSPLFIISGPDLVIAQCKAGIVGSFPALNARPQAQLDEWLHRITEELSAWNRDNPDRPAAPFAVNQIVHKSNERLEADLATCAKWQVPIVITSLGAREDLNTTVHGWGGITLHDIIDDRFARKAIEKGADGLIAVAAGAGGHAGRLSPFALIQEIRQWFDGPLALSGSIATGDAVLAAQAMGADLGYIGSPFIATEEANADPAYKDGIVAGKASDIIYSNLFTGVHGNYLRGSIQAAGMDPDNLPEGDLKTMDFGTGNGSKPKAWKDIWGSGQGIGAVTAVESVAVRVDRMEREYKAARARLGL, from the coding sequence ATGAAACGTACTCATGAGCCTTCCCCCATCCTGCAACGCCTGCGCTTGCCCATCATCGGGTCGCCGCTGTTCATCATCTCCGGCCCGGATCTGGTCATCGCCCAGTGCAAGGCGGGAATCGTCGGGTCCTTCCCGGCATTGAACGCGCGGCCTCAGGCGCAGCTCGACGAATGGCTCCACCGCATCACCGAGGAATTGTCCGCGTGGAACCGCGACAATCCCGATCGCCCCGCCGCCCCGTTCGCGGTCAACCAGATCGTCCACAAATCGAACGAACGGCTCGAGGCCGATCTCGCGACCTGCGCCAAGTGGCAGGTGCCGATCGTCATCACCTCATTGGGCGCGCGTGAGGATCTGAACACGACCGTCCACGGCTGGGGCGGCATCACGCTGCATGACATCATCGACGACCGCTTCGCGCGCAAGGCGATCGAAAAGGGCGCGGATGGCCTGATCGCGGTCGCGGCCGGCGCGGGTGGCCATGCCGGACGCCTGTCGCCCTTCGCGCTGATCCAGGAAATTCGCCAGTGGTTCGACGGTCCGCTCGCTTTGTCCGGCTCGATCGCGACCGGCGACGCGGTGCTCGCCGCGCAGGCGATGGGTGCGGATCTCGGCTATATCGGCTCACCCTTCATCGCGACCGAGGAAGCCAATGCCGATCCCGCGTACAAGGACGGCATCGTCGCGGGCAAGGCGTCGGATATCATCTATTCCAACCTCTTCACCGGGGTGCACGGCAATTACCTGCGCGGATCGATCCAGGCGGCGGGCATGGATCCGGACAATCTGCCAGAGGGCGATCTGAAGACGATGGATTTCGGCACCGGCAACGGATCGAAGCCCAAGGCGTGGAAGGACATCTGGGGTTCAGGCCAGGGCATCGGCGCGGTCACCGCGGTCGAATCCGTCGCCGTCCGCGTCGATCGAATGGAACGCGAATACAAGGCCGCCCGCGCTCGTCTGGGGCTGTAG
- a CDS encoding DUF1465 family protein: protein MHRRLIDTLYVDAMVLADEARSYFDEAGRLEREALDPMARVSFSCESLKVTTRLMHIIAWLLTQRAVDAGELRAADALDPSRRLGPAPVSEAHAVSSMPTQARALITASAELYRRVARLDDSQADEGPSGALMSPVQSMHARLASSF, encoded by the coding sequence ATGCATCGCCGGCTGATCGACACGCTCTATGTCGATGCGATGGTGCTGGCCGACGAAGCGCGCAGCTATTTCGACGAGGCCGGGCGGCTGGAGCGCGAGGCGCTGGACCCGATGGCGCGCGTATCGTTCTCATGCGAGTCGTTGAAGGTGACGACGCGGCTGATGCACATCATCGCTTGGTTGCTGACGCAGCGAGCGGTGGATGCGGGGGAGTTGCGCGCGGCGGATGCGCTGGATCCATCACGGCGACTTGGGCCCGCACCGGTAAGCGAGGCACATGCGGTATCGTCCATGCCGACCCAGGCGCGCGCGTTGATCACTGCGAGTGCGGAACTGTATCGCCGAGTGGCGCGGCTGGACGATTCTCAGGCGGACGAGGGGCCGTCAGGCGCGCTTATGTCACCGGTGCAATCGATGCACGCGCGGCTGGCGAGTTCGTTCTAG
- a CDS encoding YdcH family protein produces the protein MEETQIAKRLDVLRTEHRDLDSAIMALIESGSTDQLQLARLKKRKLRLRDEISMLGDHLIPDIIA, from the coding sequence ATGGAAGAAACGCAGATTGCCAAGCGGCTCGACGTGCTGCGTACGGAACATCGCGACCTGGATTCGGCGATCATGGCGCTGATCGAGTCCGGATCGACCGACCAGCTGCAACTTGCCCGATTGAAGAAGCGCAAATTGCGATTACGCGACGAAATCAGCATGCTGGGGGACCATTTGATCCCGGATATCATTGCCTGA
- a CDS encoding YdcH family protein has product MQTAHFSALEAKHAGLDRKIAAESQRPMPDATTIAALKKQKLRIKEEMTAQ; this is encoded by the coding sequence ATGCAGACCGCACATTTCTCAGCACTTGAAGCCAAGCACGCCGGCCTCGATCGCAAGATCGCCGCCGAATCGCAGCGCCCCATGCCCGATGCAACGACGATTGCAGCGCTTAAAAAGCAGAAACTGCGCATCAAGGAAGAAATGACCGCGCAATAG
- a CDS encoding PilZ domain-containing protein has protein sequence MDGFQEFSGDDVAAQDNASARDTSRDSFFLMAEFREVGLPTGRHVRVRNLSTGGLMAEYAEPIALGTPVELDVRGIGWIKGSIAWVAAGRIGVSFDRKVDPKAARKPTSGAARSQKFSGPVILR, from the coding sequence ATGGACGGGTTTCAAGAATTTTCCGGCGACGACGTGGCTGCGCAGGACAACGCCAGCGCACGAGATACGTCGCGGGACAGCTTCTTCCTGATGGCGGAGTTTCGCGAGGTCGGTTTGCCGACGGGCCGGCACGTGCGGGTCCGCAACTTGTCGACCGGCGGCTTGATGGCGGAATATGCGGAGCCGATCGCTCTTGGCACACCGGTCGAACTGGACGTCCGGGGGATCGGCTGGATCAAGGGTAGCATCGCCTGGGTCGCGGCGGGCCGTATAGGCGTGTCATTCGACCGCAAGGTCGACCCAAAGGCCGCGCGCAAACCAACCAGTGGTGCAGCACGGTCGCAAAAATTTTCGGGACCGGTGATCCTGCGCTGA
- the dksA gene encoding RNA polymerase-binding protein DksA — translation MATVLNRLDDSGKPLAPANDANYRPSADEEFMNPKQQEYFRAKLQAWKDAILKEAAGTLSQLQVDSLREADLTDRASSETDWSIELRTRDRQRKLISKIEAAMRRIDDGEYGYCEVTGEPISLARLEARPIATMTVEAQEKHERNEKVSRED, via the coding sequence ATGGCGACGGTCTTGAATCGATTGGACGACTCCGGAAAACCATTGGCTCCAGCCAATGACGCGAACTATCGGCCCAGTGCCGACGAAGAGTTCATGAACCCGAAGCAGCAGGAATATTTCCGCGCGAAGCTTCAGGCGTGGAAAGACGCGATCCTGAAAGAAGCGGCGGGGACGCTATCGCAATTGCAGGTCGATTCGCTGCGCGAGGCGGATCTGACCGATCGAGCGTCGAGCGAGACGGACTGGTCGATCGAACTGCGCACGCGCGACCGCCAGCGCAAGCTGATCTCCAAGATCGAGGCGGCGATGCGCCGGATCGACGATGGCGAATACGGATATTGCGAAGTGACCGGCGAGCCGATCAGCTTGGCCCGGCTGGAAGCACGCCCGATCGCGACGATGACCGTAGAGGCGCAGGAAAAGCACGAGCGCAACGAGAAGGTTTCGCGCGAGGACTGA
- a CDS encoding host attachment family protein, with product MQVPHNAFVLVADGRKALFFRNEGDAEYPNLKVEHAQEHVNPADRDQKTDAAGGARSTQSGSQAPAAAQGGSNHASGGGAQFAESRGSMGETDYHQQEEDRFAAETAEMLKQRALKNEFGSLIIIAPPKTLGELRKHYHKEVSSRLTAEIDKDLTGHPVDQIEKALIAA from the coding sequence ATGCAAGTCCCTCATAACGCGTTCGTCCTGGTCGCCGATGGTCGCAAGGCGCTGTTCTTCCGCAACGAAGGCGATGCGGAATATCCCAACCTGAAAGTCGAGCATGCGCAGGAGCATGTGAACCCGGCGGATCGCGACCAGAAGACCGACGCGGCCGGCGGTGCGCGATCGACGCAGAGCGGATCGCAGGCCCCGGCAGCGGCGCAGGGCGGAAGCAATCACGCATCCGGCGGCGGTGCGCAATTTGCGGAGTCGCGCGGATCGATGGGTGAGACGGACTATCACCAGCAGGAGGAAGACCGGTTCGCCGCCGAAACCGCGGAGATGCTGAAGCAGCGCGCGTTGAAGAACGAGTTCGGATCGCTGATCATCATCGCGCCGCCCAAGACGCTGGGCGAGCTGCGCAAACATTATCACAAGGAAGTCAGCAGCCGGCTGACGGCCGAGATCGACAAGGATCTGACCGGGCATCCGGTCGATCAGATCGAGAAGGCGCTGATCGCCGCCTGA
- a CDS encoding M23 family metallopeptidase, protein MRGPIAALVASALLGGCIPAGRESIPQRRPVPQPADNRYPQGAPPAETDTQVDRYEPRRVDEPVRAAEPRRPDKPRREAPVQQVPSAPPAWKARPVTPDAQTVPATTYTVRAGDTLRAIADRTGSGMEAIARANALPPPYVVRTGQRLQIPAGRYHLVRLGETGIAIARAYGIDWSRIVTANDLPEPYALRVGMRILIPGNAPGRSSIEERASAFRIDVDDLVTGSSPAIAATQSPARPTTSPTRVLPPTTPFKEPDRLRGGFVWPVQGRVVGKFGPGASGERNNGIKIAVPIGTPIKAAADGVVAYAGDEIAALGGLVIVKHGDGWTTVYGHASRLLVQRGQAVKRGQKIALSGDSGFADRPELHFEMRKGRAPVNPVPQLPAN, encoded by the coding sequence ATGCGCGGACCGATCGCGGCGCTGGTCGCCAGCGCACTGCTCGGCGGTTGCATCCCCGCCGGCCGCGAATCGATCCCGCAGCGCCGCCCGGTGCCGCAGCCCGCCGACAATCGCTACCCGCAAGGCGCCCCGCCGGCCGAAACCGATACGCAGGTCGATCGCTACGAACCGCGCCGCGTGGACGAACCCGTCCGCGCCGCCGAACCCCGCCGCCCCGACAAGCCGCGCCGCGAAGCGCCTGTCCAGCAGGTCCCAAGCGCCCCGCCCGCGTGGAAGGCACGCCCGGTCACCCCGGATGCGCAGACGGTCCCCGCCACCACCTACACCGTCCGCGCCGGCGACACGTTGCGCGCCATCGCCGACCGCACCGGCTCCGGCATGGAGGCGATCGCCCGCGCCAACGCGCTGCCGCCGCCCTATGTCGTACGCACCGGGCAACGGCTCCAGATACCCGCGGGCCGCTATCATCTCGTCCGGCTTGGCGAGACCGGCATCGCCATCGCGCGCGCCTATGGCATCGACTGGTCGCGCATCGTCACCGCGAACGACCTGCCCGAACCCTATGCCCTGCGCGTCGGCATGCGCATCCTGATCCCCGGCAACGCCCCCGGCCGCTCCAGCATCGAGGAGCGCGCCTCCGCCTTTAGGATCGACGTCGACGACCTCGTTACCGGCAGCAGTCCCGCGATCGCCGCGACGCAAAGCCCCGCCAGGCCGACCACCTCGCCCACCCGCGTGCTGCCGCCGACCACCCCGTTCAAGGAACCGGATCGCCTGCGCGGCGGGTTCGTCTGGCCGGTGCAGGGCCGCGTGGTCGGCAAATTCGGCCCCGGCGCCAGCGGCGAGCGCAATAACGGCATCAAGATCGCAGTCCCCATCGGCACGCCCATCAAGGCGGCCGCGGACGGCGTCGTAGCCTATGCCGGGGACGAGATCGCGGCGCTCGGCGGCCTCGTCATTGTCAAGCACGGCGATGGCTGGACGACTGTCTACGGCCATGCCAGCCGCCTGCTCGTCCAGCGCGGACAGGCGGTGAAACGCGGCCAGAAGATCGCATTGTCCGGCGATTCCGGTTTCGCCGACCGCCCCGAACTCCACTTCGAAATGCGCAAGGGCCGCGCGCCGGTGAACCCCGTCCCGCAACTTCCCGCCAACTAA
- the tyrS gene encoding tyrosine--tRNA ligase, with amino-acid sequence MTEHQSPLLRTLADRGYIHQTTDAAALDALAQTQVVPGYIGFDPTAPSLHVGSLVQIMLLRRLQQTGHKPIVLMGGGTGKIGDPSFKDEARKLLGEEGIQSNVASIKRIFERFLTFAPEGETGGPTDAIMLDNAEWLDALEYIPFLRDVGQHFSVNRMLSFDSVKLRLDREQSLSFLEFNYMILQAYDFLELSRRAGCRLQMGGSDQWGNIVNGIELSRRMDGTEVYGITTPLITTADGGKMGKTMSGAVWLHEDQLPHFDYWQFWRNTDDRDVGRFLRLFTDLPLDEIARLESLEGAGINEAKKILANEATAMCRGCAAADEAAETARRTFEEGSVGGSLPTFVVSAPIAVIDALIGLGFAKSKGEARRLIQGGGARVGGEKVTDEAMTITVGADSVAIAAGKKNHGLLVAG; translated from the coding sequence ATGACCGAGCACCAATCCCCCCTGCTGCGCACCCTCGCCGACCGCGGCTATATCCACCAGACCACCGATGCGGCGGCGCTCGACGCGCTCGCGCAGACGCAGGTCGTGCCCGGCTATATCGGCTTCGATCCGACCGCGCCGTCGCTGCACGTCGGCAGCCTCGTGCAGATCATGCTGCTCCGCCGCCTGCAGCAGACGGGGCACAAGCCGATCGTCCTGATGGGCGGCGGCACCGGGAAGATCGGCGATCCCAGCTTCAAGGACGAGGCGCGCAAGCTGCTCGGCGAAGAGGGCATCCAGTCCAACGTCGCGTCGATCAAACGCATCTTCGAACGCTTCCTGACGTTCGCGCCGGAGGGTGAGACGGGCGGCCCCACCGACGCGATCATGCTCGACAATGCCGAATGGCTCGACGCGCTGGAATATATCCCGTTCCTGCGCGATGTCGGGCAACATTTCTCGGTCAACCGCATGCTCAGCTTCGACAGCGTCAAGCTGCGGCTGGACCGCGAACAGTCGCTCAGCTTCCTCGAATTCAACTATATGATCCTGCAGGCGTACGATTTCCTCGAACTGTCGCGTCGCGCCGGATGCCGGCTGCAGATGGGCGGCAGCGATCAATGGGGCAATATCGTCAACGGCATCGAATTGTCGCGCCGCATGGACGGCACCGAAGTCTACGGCATCACCACCCCGCTGATCACCACCGCGGATGGCGGAAAGATGGGCAAGACCATGTCGGGTGCGGTCTGGCTGCACGAGGACCAGTTGCCGCATTTCGATTACTGGCAGTTCTGGCGCAACACCGACGACCGCGATGTCGGCCGTTTCCTGCGCCTGTTCACCGATCTGCCGCTGGACGAGATCGCCCGGTTGGAATCGCTGGAAGGTGCCGGCATCAACGAAGCGAAGAAGATCCTCGCCAACGAAGCGACGGCGATGTGCCGCGGCTGCGCGGCCGCCGACGAAGCGGCGGAAACCGCGCGTCGTACCTTCGAGGAAGGCTCGGTCGGCGGATCGCTCCCGACCTTTGTCGTGTCCGCTCCGATCGCGGTGATCGATGCGCTGATCGGCCTCGGCTTCGCGAAATCGAAGGGCGAGGCGCGCCGCCTGATCCAGGGCGGCGGCGCGCGCGTCGGCGGGGAAAAGGTCACGGACGAGGCGATGACGATCACCGTCGGCGCCGATTCCGTAGCGATCGCCGCGGGCAAGAAGAATCACGGATTGCTCGTCGCCGGCTGA
- a CDS encoding PilZ domain-containing protein: MASGNTAYAESRATPRDEVHYRARGFGPDARALSLLIVNISAQGLMARYDNDLPVGARLRVTLPIVGVVAAQVRWSLGGRIGCELDHPIGQADYFDLLAVLIKAK, encoded by the coding sequence ATGGCCTCGGGCAATACCGCCTATGCCGAAAGCCGCGCGACACCGCGCGACGAAGTCCATTACCGCGCCCGCGGTTTCGGGCCGGACGCGCGTGCGTTGTCGCTGCTGATCGTCAACATTTCCGCACAGGGGCTGATGGCGCGCTACGATAACGATCTGCCGGTCGGCGCCCGACTGCGCGTCACACTGCCGATCGTCGGCGTCGTCGCGGCACAGGTGCGCTGGTCGCTCGGCGGCCGCATCGGCTGCGAACTCGATCATCCGATAGGTCAGGCCGATTATTTCGACCTGCTCGCGGTGCTGATCAAAGCCAAGTAA
- the recG gene encoding ATP-dependent DNA helicase RecG: protein MRPDILNPLFAEVTALKGIGPGLAKPLERLGLGRIVDVAFHLPTGWIDRVPRTELDMADAGRTIAITLTAQSYRSGNGRGPTRVQATDAAGNYVSLVYFGGHPGWAKKLAPLGEERRVSGRLELYGQELQIVHPDYCLPLDEAPDAGEREAIYPLSEGITSRRMGQLTAQAIERSPDLPEWIEPGLLAKREWPAWREALTRVHADPSDAKAKERLAYDEIFANQLALSLVRQSSRARRGRALQGDGRLRDALKLPYQLTGAQARTVREIEGDLAQQQPMLRLLQGDVGSGKTLVAAMALLIAVEAGAQGALLAPTEILARQHYETLRRQLAGLGVEVAILTGRDKGKVREATLMGLAAGTIDILIGTHAIFQEAVTYKDLGLVVVDEQHRFGVAQRMLLQAKAKTAPHLLAMTATPIPRTLTLAHYGEMDVSQLDEMPPGRQPIETRVISEDRLADVVDALARHLSDGGQAYWVCPLVEESAKSDLAAAEARAETLRARFGDRVGLVHGRMKGPEKDAVMSDFSAAKTGVLVATTVIEVGVDVPNATLIVIEAADRFGLAQLHQLRGRVGRGSGKSNCLLVRGNALGETSRARLALMRETNDGFRIAEEDLRLRGSGELLGTKQSGEAAFRIATPEMLSDLLPVATDDARLLIDRDGGLDGERGKAARTALYLFERDAGVALLRSG, encoded by the coding sequence ATGCGGCCCGATATCCTCAATCCATTGTTCGCCGAAGTCACGGCACTGAAGGGCATCGGCCCGGGACTGGCCAAGCCGCTGGAGCGACTCGGGCTGGGGCGGATCGTCGATGTCGCCTTTCATCTGCCGACTGGGTGGATCGACCGCGTGCCGCGCACCGAGCTTGACATGGCGGATGCGGGGCGGACGATCGCGATCACGCTGACCGCACAGAGTTATAGGTCGGGCAACGGACGCGGGCCGACGCGCGTCCAGGCGACGGACGCGGCGGGAAATTACGTCAGCCTGGTCTATTTCGGCGGGCATCCCGGCTGGGCGAAGAAGCTGGCGCCGCTGGGCGAGGAGCGGCGCGTTTCGGGGCGGCTGGAACTGTACGGTCAGGAATTGCAGATCGTTCACCCCGATTACTGCCTGCCGCTGGACGAAGCGCCCGACGCCGGCGAACGCGAGGCGATCTATCCGTTGTCGGAAGGGATCACGTCGCGGCGGATGGGGCAGTTGACCGCGCAGGCGATCGAGCGGTCGCCGGACCTGCCGGAATGGATCGAGCCGGGGCTGCTCGCCAAGCGCGAATGGCCGGCGTGGCGCGAGGCGCTGACGCGCGTGCATGCCGATCCGTCGGATGCGAAGGCGAAGGAACGGCTGGCCTATGACGAGATCTTCGCCAACCAGCTTGCGCTCAGCCTCGTCCGGCAATCGTCGCGGGCTCGGCGGGGACGGGCGTTGCAGGGAGACGGACGGCTGCGCGACGCGCTGAAGCTGCCCTACCAACTGACGGGTGCGCAGGCGCGGACGGTGCGCGAGATCGAAGGCGATCTTGCGCAGCAGCAGCCGATGCTGCGCCTGCTGCAGGGCGATGTCGGATCGGGCAAGACTCTGGTCGCCGCGATGGCGTTGCTGATCGCGGTGGAGGCGGGGGCGCAGGGGGCGTTGCTGGCGCCGACCGAAATCCTCGCGCGGCAGCATTACGAGACGTTGCGGCGGCAGCTGGCCGGGCTGGGCGTCGAGGTCGCGATCCTGACCGGGCGCGACAAGGGGAAGGTCCGCGAGGCGACGTTGATGGGACTGGCAGCCGGGACGATCGATATCCTGATCGGAACGCATGCGATCTTTCAGGAGGCGGTGACCTACAAGGATCTGGGGCTGGTCGTGGTGGATGAGCAGCACCGCTTCGGCGTGGCGCAGCGCATGTTGCTGCAGGCCAAGGCGAAGACCGCGCCGCATCTGCTGGCGATGACCGCGACGCCGATCCCGCGCACGCTGACGCTGGCGCATTATGGCGAGATGGACGTCAGCCAGCTGGACGAAATGCCGCCGGGTCGCCAGCCGATCGAGACGCGGGTTATATCGGAGGACCGGCTGGCCGATGTGGTCGATGCACTGGCGCGGCATTTGTCGGATGGCGGGCAGGCCTATTGGGTGTGTCCGCTGGTCGAGGAAAGCGCGAAGAGCGATCTGGCGGCGGCGGAGGCGCGCGCGGAGACGCTGCGGGCGCGGTTCGGCGACCGGGTCGGGCTGGTCCATGGGCGGATGAAGGGGCCGGAAAAGGATGCGGTCATGTCCGACTTCTCCGCGGCGAAGACGGGTGTGCTGGTCGCGACGACCGTGATCGAGGTGGGCGTCGATGTGCCCAATGCGACGTTGATCGTGATCGAGGCGGCGGACCGGTTCGGGCTGGCGCAGTTGCATCAGTTGCGCGGGCGCGTGGGGCGCGGGTCGGGCAAGTCGAATTGTCTGCTGGTGCGCGGCAATGCGCTGGGCGAGACGTCTCGCGCGCGGCTGGCGCTGATGCGCGAGACGAATGACGGGTTCCGCATTGCGGAAGAAGATTTGAGGCTGCGCGGGTCGGGCGAATTGCTCGGCACGAAGCAGTCGGGCGAGGCGGCGTTCCGCATCGCCACGCCGGAAATGCTGAGCGACCTGTTGCCGGTGGCGACCGACGATGCGCGGTTGCTGATCGACCGCGACGGCGGGCTGGATGGCGAACGGGGTAAGGCGGCGCGGACGGCATTGTATCTGTTCGAGCGGGATGCCGGGGTGGCGTTGCTGCGGAGCGGGTGA
- a CDS encoding FAD assembly factor SdhE, with translation MDREIRLKRLHFRAHHRGVKEADLLIGGFFDAHARNWSEDEIVLFEDLMEEQDVDIMAWAMGIEPAPDRYAGTLMEAMKLLNYVHIPR, from the coding sequence ATGGACCGCGAGATACGCCTGAAACGCCTGCACTTTCGCGCCCACCACCGCGGCGTGAAGGAAGCCGACCTGCTGATCGGCGGTTTCTTCGATGCCCACGCCCGGAACTGGAGCGAGGATGAAATCGTCCTGTTCGAGGATCTTATGGAGGAACAGGATGTCGACATCATGGCCTGGGCAATGGGCATCGAACCCGCGCCGGATCGCTATGCCGGCACGCTGATGGAAGCGATGAAGCTGCTAAACTACGTCCACATCCCCCGCTGA